The following proteins are co-located in the Haloarcula marismortui ATCC 43049 genome:
- a CDS encoding sensor histidine kinase: MDVDIATVAILGNAGGALIGFAVAITATRYQDVPGARQYSWLALAGGSWCAVSMAKIIASNPAVVETAYVIARTVSSQIIALWIILVLVYTGRRSWLRPSRLIPLLIVANADVLLLLLGQGRFGQAIAVPVTQNGVTLLAVQRGVAFAATLTISYLPVLLGYGFLIEFLFRSGNIYRRQTAVIGAGTALPMIAALLYDLGYTPHPAIDFTPGVFAVSMLFVGWALFEDESLSVTTLSGDTLVDNLPDPVIALNDDCVIIDYNAAAASALGHPEPNGEHLDNIAPGLSEQIERGEVFSLGDSITYYNPQTTSLTDQFGTERGRLVVLRDVTGQQRRQDRLEALQAATQQFIEAETAEAVAEMAVEFATAVLDQNAAGVFLEENSVLEPAVISETIENNVEEELLYGSPTDRPESKLWQTYETGEIQTVSLEQDGLDPLDNALMLPLGSHGVMAITAYGSTFATEDRRYAAILAQTTQVALDQVERERELRQSRSSVQRRREQIEFFNGILRHSLHNAMVVIRGRAEHIRDDVPSSKQRHLDSISDWCGTLTEMSETIRDINNTVTASEAERLDTVDLNATLRRSIESLRVEYDSVSVSCELDGEYSVQANELLEEVLLSILRNAVDHNNADTPQVTVSVQQAGDWLQVRIADDGPGMSDELKTKVFERGLSPDQTADGFGLYFVSVMMELYGGTLWFEDNRPTGTVAVLELQRAVTCSKAGDDPQSGDTETAATEAQTKSHNR, translated from the coding sequence ATGGATGTCGACATTGCAACGGTCGCCATCCTCGGGAACGCGGGTGGGGCGCTCATTGGTTTCGCAGTTGCGATTACCGCCACCCGATATCAGGATGTCCCCGGCGCTCGCCAGTACAGCTGGCTCGCGCTGGCTGGAGGAAGCTGGTGTGCCGTCTCGATGGCGAAGATCATTGCCAGTAATCCTGCAGTGGTAGAGACAGCCTATGTGATAGCACGAACCGTCTCTTCGCAGATAATCGCGCTCTGGATTATTCTCGTTCTTGTCTACACCGGGCGCCGCTCGTGGCTCCGACCGTCTCGTCTCATTCCACTCTTGATTGTGGCGAACGCAGACGTACTGCTACTATTGCTCGGTCAGGGACGCTTCGGTCAGGCGATAGCTGTCCCCGTCACTCAGAACGGTGTAACGCTGCTCGCCGTTCAGCGCGGGGTCGCCTTTGCGGCTACGCTGACCATCTCTTATCTGCCGGTGCTGCTTGGGTACGGGTTCCTGATCGAATTCCTGTTTCGGTCGGGAAACATCTACCGGCGCCAGACTGCGGTAATCGGCGCTGGAACTGCTCTCCCGATGATTGCCGCCCTGCTGTACGACCTCGGGTACACGCCCCATCCCGCTATCGACTTTACGCCGGGAGTGTTCGCAGTGAGTATGTTGTTCGTCGGCTGGGCGCTATTCGAGGATGAATCCCTGTCTGTAACGACGCTGTCGGGTGACACCCTCGTCGACAATCTCCCCGACCCGGTCATCGCTCTCAACGACGACTGTGTCATCATTGATTATAACGCCGCGGCGGCCAGCGCGCTGGGTCATCCGGAGCCCAACGGGGAGCACCTCGATAACATCGCTCCCGGTCTTTCAGAACAGATCGAGCGTGGCGAGGTGTTCTCGCTCGGGGATTCGATTACGTACTACAACCCACAGACGACGAGCCTCACCGACCAGTTCGGGACGGAACGTGGTCGCCTCGTCGTGCTCAGGGACGTCACCGGGCAGCAGCGCCGTCAGGACCGACTCGAAGCGCTGCAGGCCGCGACCCAGCAGTTCATCGAGGCAGAAACCGCCGAGGCGGTCGCGGAGATGGCCGTCGAGTTCGCGACGGCCGTGCTTGACCAGAACGCGGCGGGCGTGTTCCTCGAAGAGAATAGCGTTCTTGAACCGGCCGTCATCAGCGAGACGATCGAAAATAACGTTGAGGAAGAACTGCTATACGGGTCACCGACTGACAGGCCCGAAAGCAAACTCTGGCAGACGTACGAAACCGGTGAGATACAGACTGTCTCGCTGGAGCAGGACGGACTCGACCCGCTCGACAACGCGCTTATGCTGCCGCTTGGCTCCCACGGCGTGATGGCGATCACCGCATACGGCAGCACCTTCGCCACGGAGGACAGGCGATACGCCGCGATTCTCGCACAGACGACGCAGGTCGCCCTCGATCAGGTTGAGCGCGAGCGCGAACTCCGCCAGAGCCGGAGCTCAGTCCAGCGACGCCGCGAACAGATAGAGTTCTTCAACGGCATCCTCAGACACTCGCTGCACAACGCGATGGTCGTCATCCGCGGCCGCGCGGAGCACATCAGGGATGATGTCCCGTCATCAAAACAGCGCCATCTCGACAGCATCAGCGACTGGTGTGGGACGCTCACAGAGATGAGCGAAACGATCCGGGATATCAACAACACGGTGACAGCAAGCGAAGCCGAGCGGCTGGACACCGTCGATCTTAACGCCACACTCCGGCGCTCAATTGAGTCGCTCCGAGTCGAGTACGATTCGGTATCGGTCTCCTGCGAACTGGACGGTGAGTACAGCGTGCAGGCGAATGAGTTGCTCGAAGAGGTCCTCCTGAGCATCCTCCGGAACGCGGTCGACCACAACAACGCCGACACCCCGCAGGTAACCGTCTCGGTCCAGCAGGCCGGCGACTGGCTGCAAGTCCGCATCGCTGACGACGGCCCCGGTATGAGCGATGAATTAAAGACGAAAGTGTTTGAGCGCGGGCTCTCACCCGACCAGACCGCCGACGGGTTCGGCCTCTACTTCGTCTCGGTCATGATGGAGCTGTACGGCGGGACGCTCTGGTTCGAAGACAACCGCCCGACGGGGACGGTCGCTGTTCTCGAACTCCAGCGGGCGGTGACGTGCAGCAAAGCCGGCGACGACCCCCAGTCCGGCGACACCGAGACGGCGGCGACCGAAGCGCAAACTAAATCCCACAACCGCTGA
- a CDS encoding NAD(P)/FAD-dependent oxidoreductase translates to MIGVVGGGIAGLSAAYRLQQRGHEVRVFEASEDLGGLAATYETAGDPIEKFYHHLSKSEETIVDLAEELGLGDAVEWHIGENAYYVDGVVHPMDKPWEILSYPHLSLYDTFRLGMLVLDIDVRGGVPSFDTYERLEDFEGVPIEEFVVDHTTRGVYENFFEPLLDAKFGDRKDDVSAAWLLGRVKFRGERDILNGEILGYFDGGFGRLLDALVDAVGRDNIATGTRVSDIDTSGGTVSSLTATDGTETTVHDVDSVVVATMPNVLEALTGYTCDIDFQGTVCSVISMDEPLLDTYWLNIADDAPFGALIEHTNFVSAERYGGEHLLYVARYIQDESEAIWQQSDDEVAETWLQGIESLFPDFDRDAVNWIRTGRNPRTAPVYERGYLDMVIPYDLSDAVADGLYYAGMASRAQYPERSLNGGIVAGFECADRIARDPSAATKTDESPLSEAQR, encoded by the coding sequence ATGATTGGCGTCGTCGGTGGCGGTATCGCCGGCCTCTCGGCAGCGTACCGGCTCCAGCAACGTGGTCACGAGGTACGTGTCTTCGAGGCGAGTGAGGACCTCGGCGGCCTGGCAGCGACCTACGAGACGGCCGGAGACCCCATCGAGAAATTCTATCACCACCTCTCGAAATCCGAGGAAACAATCGTCGACCTCGCCGAGGAACTGGGCCTCGGTGATGCGGTCGAGTGGCATATCGGGGAGAACGCCTACTACGTCGACGGCGTCGTCCACCCCATGGACAAGCCCTGGGAAATCCTCTCGTACCCGCACCTCTCGCTGTACGACACGTTCCGGCTGGGGATGCTCGTTCTCGATATCGACGTTCGCGGCGGCGTCCCGTCGTTCGACACCTACGAGCGGCTGGAAGACTTCGAGGGCGTGCCCATCGAGGAGTTCGTCGTCGACCACACTACCCGGGGCGTCTACGAGAACTTTTTCGAGCCGCTGCTCGATGCGAAGTTCGGCGACCGGAAAGACGACGTGAGCGCCGCGTGGCTACTCGGCCGAGTCAAATTCCGCGGCGAGCGGGACATCCTGAACGGCGAGATTCTGGGCTACTTCGACGGCGGATTCGGTCGCCTGCTCGACGCGCTGGTCGACGCCGTCGGCCGCGACAACATTGCAACTGGCACGCGCGTCTCCGACATCGATACGAGTGGCGGGACCGTCTCGTCGCTGACGGCCACGGACGGAACCGAGACGACGGTTCACGACGTTGACAGCGTCGTCGTCGCGACGATGCCGAACGTGCTGGAAGCCCTGACCGGCTACACCTGCGACATCGATTTCCAGGGGACAGTATGCTCGGTTATCAGCATGGACGAACCCTTGCTTGATACGTACTGGCTGAACATCGCCGACGACGCTCCCTTCGGCGCGCTCATCGAACACACGAACTTCGTCTCCGCGGAGCGGTACGGCGGCGAGCATCTGCTGTACGTCGCCCGCTACATTCAGGACGAATCCGAAGCCATCTGGCAACAGAGCGACGACGAGGTCGCCGAGACGTGGCTGCAGGGCATCGAATCGCTCTTCCCTGATTTCGACCGCGACGCCGTCAACTGGATTCGAACAGGGCGCAATCCACGGACTGCGCCGGTCTACGAACGCGGGTATCTCGACATGGTCATCCCGTACGACCTGAGCGACGCCGTCGCGGACGGCCTCTACTACGCCGGGATGGCCTCACGTGCCCAGTACCCGGAGCGCTCGCTCAACGGCGGTATCGTCGCGGGCTTCGAGTGCGCCGACCGCATCGCACGCGACCCGTCTGCGGCGACGAAAACCGACGAGTCGCCGCTTTCGGAAGCCCAACGCTGA